In the genome of Mixta calida, the window CTGCAACAGACCAGCCTTTCTATTGTTGGCGAAATGACGGTGCCTATCGATCACTGCGTGCTGGTGACCGGTTCTACCGACCTCGGACAGATCGAAACGGTTTACAGTCATCCCCAGCCTTTCCAGCAGTGCAGCCAGTTCATTAATCGCTTCCCGCACTGGAAGATTGAATATACCGAAAGCACCGCGGCGGCGATGGAAAAAGTAGCGGCGCTTAAGTCGCCGAAGGCCGCCGCGCTGGGCAGCGAGGCGGGCGGCGCGCTCTATCATCTGCAGGTGCTGGAACGTAATCTGGCAAATCAGCAGCAGAACATTACCCGCTTTATTATCCTGGCGCGTAAGCCTGTCGACGTATCAGAGCAGGTTCCGGCTAAAACCACGTTGATTATGGCTACCGGTCAGCAATCCGGCGCGCTGGTTGAAGCCTTGTTGGTATTGCGTCAGCACAACCTGATTATGAGTAAACTCGAGTCGCGTCCGATTAACGGCAACCCCTGGGAAGAGATGTTTTATCTGGACGTGCAGGGCAACCTGCGCACGTCGCAGATGCAGCAGGCTCTGCAGGAGCTGCGCGCCATCACCCGTTCGTTAAAGGTGCTGGGCTGCTATCCGGGCGAAAACGTCGTCCCTGTCGATCCGCAGTAAAACGAAACGTCAGCCCGTCAGGGCTGGCGTTAAAATTACGCTGAGATACTTCCACGCTGGCGGCCCACTCGCCGCTATTAATATTTCTTAAAATTTAATAATCCTGAATAAACATAGGATTATCGTAACATTCACCCTTTACTGCCGATCCACGCCGCCGGTATGCCAGGCTTAATAAGCTTCTAATCATTGGGGTTAGCGAGTCGGCATCTATAAGGAGGCATAATGGAACGTTTCAGTAATAAGGTTGTGGTTGTGACTGGCGCAGGCTCAGGTATCGGCGCGGCAAGCGCGCAGCGCTTCGCCGAAGAAGGCGCAAACGTGGTGCTGGTTGGCCGTACCCGGGAAAAGCTGAACAGCACATTTGCCCGGTTGAAAGCTGGTGACCATCTGGTGGTCGTCGCGGATGTATCACAAAAAGAAGAAGTGGAAGCGCTGGCCGAGCAGGTGTTGCAACATTACGGCCGTGCGGATGTTCTGATTAATAATGCCGGCGTGAATACATCAGGAAAAATTCATCAGGCCAGCGATGAAGACTGGCGTAAGGTAATGTCGACCGATCTGGATGGTGTTTTCTACTGCACTCGCGCGTTTATGCCCGCGCTGTTGAAAAGCGGCGGCAACATTGTGAATATCTCCTCGGTTTCGGGGCTGGGCGGCGACTGGGGCATGAGCATTTATAATGCCGCCAAGGGCGCCATTACGAACTTTACCCGCTCGCTGGCGATGGATTACGGTAAGGATGGCGTACGCGTCAACGCGATTTGCCCTGGGTTGACCATCACCGATATGACGGCGGAAATGATGGATGACGCGCAGCTGATGGCGAAATTCAATGAGCGCATCGCGTTGGGCCGACCGGGCCAGGCGGAAGAGCTTGCCGCCGCCATCGCCTTTATCGCCAGCGACGACGCCCGTTACATTACCGGCGTCAATCTGCCGGTAGACGGCGGCATCACCGCGTCGAACGGTCAGCCGCCGCAGGCATGATACGTAAAAGCCCGTCCTGAGACGGGCACTCTTATTTCTGGCGCGCTTATACCCGATTATCGTTCGCCGAGCGCAACAGCGTACCGCTCTCGCGCATAAAGCGCGGCGCATAATCGCCGAACCACTGCTCAACTTTACGGAAGCTGTCGATAAAGCCTTGTTTATCGCTCTGCTCCAGCAGGGAAATCGCCTCGCCGAAACGCTGGTAATAGCGCTTAATCAGCGCCAGATTGCTTTCCGAAGACATAATAATGTCAGCGTAAAGCTGCGGATCCTGCGCAAATAATCTCCCCACCATCGCCAGCTCCAGACGATAGATCGGTGACGATAGCGCCAGCAGCTGCTCCAGCTGCACATTTTCTTCAGCCAGATGCAGGCCATAAGCGAACGTGGCGAAATGACGCAGCGCCTGAATAAACGCCATGTTTTGATCGTGCTCTACCGCGCTGATGCGATGAAGGCGCGCGCCCCAGACCTGAATTTGTTCCAGGAACCATTGATAAGCTTCCGGCTGCCGACCGTCGCACCAGACCACCACCTGCTTTGCCAGGCTGCCGCTGTCCGGGCCGAACATCGGATGCAGTCCCAGCACCGGACCGGCGTGCGCTGCCAGCATCGCCTGCAGCGGACGGTTTTTCACCGAGGCGATATCCACCAGAATACAATCATGCGGCAGAGGCGGCAGCTGAGCGATCACCTGCTCCGTCAAATGAATCGGCACGCTGACGATAACCATGCCCGCATCCGCCAGCAGCGCAGGCGCTTGCGACCACTCCTCTTTATCCAGCACTTTCACCTGATAGCCGGAGAGCGTAAGCATCTTTTCAAATAGCTGGCCCATACGCCCTTTCCCGCCGACGATAACAATCGGACGCAGGTCAGGACAGAGTGTTTTAAAGCCTTTATCGTTCTCGCTGGAGTAGGATTCACGCATCACGCGGCGCAACACGTCTTCGATCAGATCGGGCGGAACGCCGAGCGCTTCGGCCTCTTTACGACGGGAAGCCAGCATAGAGGCCTCGCGTTCCGGCACATAGATCGGCAGGCCATAGCGGCTTTTGACTTCGCCGACTTCGGCTACCAATTCCAGTCTTTTCGCCAGCAGCTCCAATAGCCCTTTATCCACTTCATCAATCTTATCGCGCAGCGCGGTCAGTTCAGCCACCATCTTCTCTTATTGCTCCTGTGACACGCGCGCCGCCAGCACGCCGTTTAAATCCTGATGAACAGTGCGCAGCAGCTGTTCGGTGCTTTCCCAGCTAATGCAGGCGTCGGTAACCGACACGCCATACTGCATAGCGCTGCGCGGCTGTTCTGAAGACTGGTTGCCCTCGTTGAGGTTGCTTTCCAGCATCAGGCCGATAATAGAACGGTTACCGTCTCTGATCTGCGCGACGGCGGATTCAGCGACCCCAGGCTGGCGACGGTAATCTTTGTTTGAGTTGCCATGGCTGCAATCTATCATCAGCGCCGGACGGAGTCCCGCTTTCACCATCTCTTTTTCGCACTGTTCCACGTCAGCCGGGCTGTAGTTTGGTGCCTTGCCGCCGCGCAAAATGACATGGCCGTCAGGATTGCCCTGCGTCTGCAACAGGCAGACCTGGCCGGTCTGATTAATGCCGACAAAGCGGTGCGGCATCGCCGCGGCGCGCATTGCGTTAATCGCGGTGCCCAGGCTGCCGTCAGTGCCGTTTTTAAAGCCTACCGGCATTGAAAGACCGGAAGCCATTTCACGGTGGGTTTGCGACTCTGTCGTACGCGCGCCGATGGCGGACCAGCTGAACAGATCGCCCAGATACTGCGGCGAGTTAGGATCGAGCGCTTCCGTCGCCAACGGCAGCCCCATTTCCACCAGGTTCACCAGCAGCTGACGCGCAATGTGCAGGCCCGCCTCGACGTCAAACGAGTTATCCATAAAAGGATCGTTGATCAATCCCTTCCAACCCACCGTGGTACGAGGCTTTTCAAAATAGACGCGCATGACGATATAGAGCCGATCCTTCAGCTGCTCGGAAAGATTTTTCAGGCGGCGCGCATAGACGAGGGCCGC includes:
- the pheA gene encoding bifunctional chorismate mutase/prephenate dehydratase; translation: MTSENPLLALRDKISAIDEKLLGLLSERRTLAIEVAKAKMATHRPIRDIDRERDLLERLIILGQSHQLDAHFITRLFQLIIEDSVLTQQALLQKHLNQTNQQSARIAFLGPKGSYSHLAARKYGARHFTHVIESGCQKFHDIILEVESGQADYAVLPIENTSSGSINEVYDLLQQTSLSIVGEMTVPIDHCVLVTGSTDLGQIETVYSHPQPFQQCSQFINRFPHWKIEYTESTAAAMEKVAALKSPKAAALGSEAGGALYHLQVLERNLANQQQNITRFIILARKPVDVSEQVPAKTTLIMATGQQSGALVEALLVLRQHNLIMSKLESRPINGNPWEEMFYLDVQGNLRTSQMQQALQELRAITRSLKVLGCYPGENVVPVDPQ
- a CDS encoding meso-2,3-butanediol dehydrogenase; the encoded protein is MERFSNKVVVVTGAGSGIGAASAQRFAEEGANVVLVGRTREKLNSTFARLKAGDHLVVVADVSQKEEVEALAEQVLQHYGRADVLINNAGVNTSGKIHQASDEDWRKVMSTDLDGVFYCTRAFMPALLKSGGNIVNISSVSGLGGDWGMSIYNAAKGAITNFTRSLAMDYGKDGVRVNAICPGLTITDMTAEMMDDAQLMAKFNERIALGRPGQAEELAAAIAFIASDDARYITGVNLPVDGGITASNGQPPQA
- the tyrA gene encoding bifunctional chorismate mutase/prephenate dehydrogenase, producing the protein MVAELTALRDKIDEVDKGLLELLAKRLELVAEVGEVKSRYGLPIYVPEREASMLASRRKEAEALGVPPDLIEDVLRRVMRESYSSENDKGFKTLCPDLRPIVIVGGKGRMGQLFEKMLTLSGYQVKVLDKEEWSQAPALLADAGMVIVSVPIHLTEQVIAQLPPLPHDCILVDIASVKNRPLQAMLAAHAGPVLGLHPMFGPDSGSLAKQVVVWCDGRQPEAYQWFLEQIQVWGARLHRISAVEHDQNMAFIQALRHFATFAYGLHLAEENVQLEQLLALSSPIYRLELAMVGRLFAQDPQLYADIIMSSESNLALIKRYYQRFGEAISLLEQSDKQGFIDSFRKVEQWFGDYAPRFMRESGTLLRSANDNRV
- a CDS encoding 3-deoxy-7-phosphoheptulonate synthase; the encoded protein is MQKDVLNNVHIAEEQVLITPAQLKQKFPLNEQLEAQVSASRQTIADIIAGRDHRLLVVCGPCSVHDPEAALVYARRLKNLSEQLKDRLYIVMRVYFEKPRTTVGWKGLINDPFMDNSFDVEAGLHIARQLLVNLVEMGLPLATEALDPNSPQYLGDLFSWSAIGARTTESQTHREMASGLSMPVGFKNGTDGSLGTAINAMRAAAMPHRFVGINQTGQVCLLQTQGNPDGHVILRGGKAPNYSPADVEQCEKEMVKAGLRPALMIDCSHGNSNKDYRRQPGVAESAVAQIRDGNRSIIGLMLESNLNEGNQSSEQPRSAMQYGVSVTDACISWESTEQLLRTVHQDLNGVLAARVSQEQ